Proteins encoded in a region of the bacterium genome:
- a CDS encoding iron ABC transporter permease has product MKRPAALPLIVILSLAVTVAAPFIGPRELPLQSILHPFSGSVESEIFWRIRTPRVLVAFLSGSALATAGMAFQAMFRNPLATPFTLGVASGASLGATLLVGLGLSFSLLGVPAGSFGAMAGALLAIFLVYSFTRARQGFSTSTLLLAGVAVSFFFSSLILFVQYMSDFTKSFQILHNLIGAIEVVGYGQVYQLLPFAATGVAVIVLHSHELNLLATGEDLAASRGVNVDSSKRVIFFAASLMVGGVVAVCGPIGFVGMMTPHICRLLLGQDHRNLSAAVVAFGGGFLTLCDTLARTLIAPAELPVGVITALLGGPFFFWLLLTGSAERGVI; this is encoded by the coding sequence ATGAAACGACCAGCCGCCCTGCCCCTGATTGTCATCCTCTCCCTGGCCGTGACAGTCGCCGCGCCTTTTATCGGGCCGAGAGAGCTGCCCCTGCAGAGTATCCTGCACCCGTTCTCCGGCTCGGTGGAGTCGGAAATCTTCTGGCGCATCCGCACCCCGCGAGTGCTGGTCGCGTTCCTGTCGGGGAGCGCCCTGGCCACGGCCGGGATGGCGTTCCAGGCGATGTTCCGCAACCCGCTGGCAACACCCTTCACCCTGGGCGTAGCGAGCGGGGCCTCGCTCGGGGCGACCCTGCTGGTGGGCCTGGGCCTTTCGTTCAGCCTGCTGGGAGTGCCGGCCGGCTCGTTCGGGGCCATGGCCGGGGCGCTGCTGGCCATTTTCCTTGTCTACTCTTTCACCCGGGCCAGGCAGGGCTTTTCCACCTCCACCCTGCTGCTTGCCGGGGTGGCGGTGAGTTTCTTCTTCTCCAGCCTGATCCTGTTCGTCCAGTACATGAGCGATTTCACCAAGAGTTTCCAGATACTGCACAACCTGATCGGGGCGATCGAGGTGGTGGGTTACGGCCAGGTGTACCAGCTCCTGCCTTTCGCCGCCACTGGCGTGGCGGTGATCGTGCTGCACAGCCATGAGCTGAACCTTCTGGCCACGGGCGAGGACCTGGCCGCCAGCCGCGGGGTGAACGTCGACAGCTCCAAGCGGGTGATCTTTTTCGCCGCCTCGCTGATGGTGGGCGGGGTGGTGGCGGTCTGCGGGCCGATCGGGTTCGTGGGCATGATGACCCCGCACATCTGCCGCCTTCTGCTGGGCCAGGACCATCGCAACCTGAGCGCTGCCGTGGTGGCGTTCGGCGGAGGCTTCCTCACCCTGTGCGACACCCTGGCCCGCACCCTGATCGCCCCGGCGGAATTGCCCGTGGGGGTGATCACCGCGCTGCTTGGCGGGCCGTTCTTTTTCTGGCTCCTGCTGACCGGCTCGGCCGAACGGGGAGTAATCTGA
- a CDS encoding ABC transporter ATP-binding protein — protein MNDSTAIKLEQFSFRLGGSTILDRVSTAVPARAFLSVVGPNGAGKSTLLKCLNRILPAPAGISLDGRPLASYTQRELARLVSYVPQADGRPLPFTVEEFVAMGRYPYLTALAGLSAHDRQVVAEALELTGSDSFRGRVLGSLSGGERQKVLIAAALAQEAEIMLLDEPATFLDYGHQVEVLALLGRLNREAGKTVVMVTHDLNTALESCDRVLALRGGRVAYDGAPGGLLDPARLEEIYRTGFRFVPQPGRELPLIRPEGLPG, from the coding sequence ATGAACGATTCCACCGCGATAAAGCTGGAACAGTTCTCGTTCCGCCTGGGCGGGAGCACGATCCTCGACCGGGTGAGCACCGCGGTCCCGGCGCGGGCGTTCCTGTCGGTGGTGGGGCCGAACGGCGCGGGCAAGAGCACCCTGCTCAAGTGCCTGAACCGTATCCTGCCCGCTCCGGCCGGGATCAGCCTGGATGGCCGGCCCCTGGCCAGCTACACCCAGCGCGAGCTGGCCCGTCTGGTGAGCTACGTGCCCCAGGCGGATGGCCGCCCGCTGCCGTTCACCGTGGAGGAATTCGTGGCCATGGGACGTTACCCCTACCTGACCGCCCTGGCCGGCCTTTCGGCCCATGACCGCCAGGTGGTGGCCGAGGCGCTGGAGCTGACCGGCAGCGACAGTTTCCGCGGGCGAGTGTTGGGAAGCCTTTCGGGCGGCGAGCGCCAGAAAGTGCTGATCGCCGCGGCCCTGGCCCAGGAGGCCGAGATCATGCTGCTGGACGAGCCGGCTACGTTCCTGGACTACGGTCACCAGGTGGAGGTGCTGGCCCTGTTGGGGCGGCTTAACCGCGAGGCCGGCAAGACAGTGGTCATGGTGACCCACGACCTGAACACGGCCCTGGAAAGCTGCGACCGCGTGCTGGCCCTGCGCGGCGGGCGGGTGGCCTATGACGGCGCCCCGGGGGGGCTTCTGGACCCGGCCCGGCTGGAGGAAATCTACCGCACCGGCTTCAGGTTCGTGCCCCAGCCGGGGCGCGAGCTGCCGCTGATCCGCCCGGAGGGCCTGCCCGGATGA
- a CDS encoding helical backbone metal receptor, which translates to MKRGLLIVCVAAASLAPAALSRHAPGAVPARSDAGREPATRLISMAPSVTEVVFDLGLGSELAGVTRYCDWPPEALDKPRIGGYLDPNYEAILALQPGMVLLLSEQASRRPFFAELGIPTLIVNHSSVGGILNSITEIGRACGADSTAERRVSELRARLDRVRSRVVGLARPRVLVTVGRGLVQGALGDMYISGRDGYYDQLIELAGGTNAFRERTAALPSISAEGIRELDPEVIVEMVPELTPGGPTAQDFIDSWQDIARGVPAVERRRVYVFTGTWAVRPSPRFIDLLERLAAVIHPEAVALQ; encoded by the coding sequence ATGAAACGCGGCCTGTTGATAGTCTGTGTCGCCGCGGCCAGCCTGGCCCCGGCCGCGTTGAGCCGTCACGCCCCGGGCGCTGTTCCGGCGCGGAGTGACGCGGGACGCGAGCCGGCCACCCGGCTCATCTCCATGGCCCCCAGTGTCACCGAGGTGGTGTTCGACCTGGGCCTGGGCTCCGAGCTGGCCGGGGTGACCCGCTACTGCGACTGGCCCCCGGAGGCGCTGGACAAGCCGCGTATCGGCGGCTACCTCGACCCGAACTACGAGGCGATCCTGGCCCTTCAGCCCGGGATGGTGCTCCTGCTGAGCGAGCAGGCTTCCCGGCGGCCGTTTTTCGCCGAGTTGGGCATCCCCACCCTGATCGTTAACCACAGCAGTGTAGGCGGGATACTGAATTCAATCACGGAGATCGGCCGGGCCTGCGGGGCCGACTCGACAGCAGAGCGACGGGTGAGCGAGCTGCGCGCCCGGCTCGACCGGGTGCGCAGCCGTGTGGTGGGCCTTGCCCGGCCGCGGGTGCTGGTCACCGTGGGACGGGGCCTGGTGCAGGGCGCCCTGGGCGACATGTACATCTCGGGCCGGGACGGCTACTACGACCAGTTGATCGAGCTGGCCGGCGGGACCAACGCTTTCCGCGAGCGCACCGCCGCCCTGCCCTCGATCTCGGCCGAGGGCATCCGCGAGCTCGACCCGGAGGTGATCGTGGAGATGGTCCCCGAACTGACTCCCGGTGGGCCCACGGCGCAGGATTTCATCGACTCCTGGCAGGACATCGCCCGCGGGGTGCCGGCGGTGGAGCGGCGCCGGGTCTACGTGTTCACCGGGACCTGGGCCGTGCGCCCAAGCCCGCGTTTCATCGACCTGCTGGAGCGGCTCGCGGCGGTGATCCACCCCGAGGCCGTGGCGCTGCAATGA